The genomic window ATAAGAGGTAAGGGATGTAATAGAGCTATATATCGGGTACCCCACACTGTCAAATGTATATTTGTAGGAAACGGATACGTTTCTCCAAGTAGCCAGACCCGTCATACCCCATCCGGAAAACGGCGCCCACCAATTAATCACGTAAGAGCCCTCGTATATGCTGCTAGCTGCGGTTGATAGAGTCGACGTTCCGTTTACAGAAGGTGACAAAAGGTTTTGCGATATTGACATGGAGGTGTCAGGAGCAACATTTCCCGACGCCAATACTTTTTTCATTTCCCTAAAGAACTGTTCAAGTTCGCTTGTGTTTTTAAACTTCAAAAACTCTTTGGATTTTAGGGTTTCAATTCACTATTATCAGAGAGCAATAATTCTATACCGTATTTATTGGCTAGAGCCTGCACTTCTTGGCTGGTTACCCCCTTTTCATTCGAAGTAGGGGTGTTACTTGAGGCAAATGCAGGGATGGCTAAAATGAAAAGCATGAATAAAGATAGTAATGCAATAAATCCTTTTTTCATCAACTTCACTCCTCTTATTATTTAAATTGCAATTCTGACTATACCAAACCTGTAATATAAAGTATATATAAGTTATAAAATATATATTTAAGAATTATATTCTATATGTGCTACATATCGACACATAAAAGCCTATTTTGGTATACTACTTTTATGAGGGAAAGGGTGATTATCATTAAACTCAATAAAGGTGTTTTGTTATTAAGTATGCTGGCCCCGATTATATCCATATTCCTTATGGGATATAGAAAAATTAATGAAATCACGCACTTGTTGGGCTTTCCAATTTCATTCCTATATTTTAGGGGGGGATCTCTCCCCAAACATAAATACCAGTTATTCACCTGGGACAATCTTCTTCAAACGTCATATAGGCTTGACCTTTATATCTTTGACGTTTTAATTATGTATTTTATTTTTATGGGTGTTCGTAAAACATTTAAGTATTTTGCTGACAAAGCAAAGAGCTGAATAGCTTGGTTAAATTATCAGTATAAAAAAAAGACAGTGCCGCCGAGGCTTCCATAACGGGCACTGTCTTTTTTTAAATATGGCAAAGATCTCAAAGATTGAAGATTTCCGCCCCTTGCGTCGAAACGTAACCACTTTGGATGCTTAACCGCATCGGGAAGCGTGAATTCCGCTTCGGACTTTGTTTGATCAAGTTTGTGCAAAATAGTATTTAATGCTACAAGATATTTCATTCTTTCCGGGTTTGTCTGCCATAAATGATGGTTCTCCGGTTTTGCCAAAAATGCATACACTTGCGGGTCGCCAAATTCTTTGCGATGTTCCGTCTGCGTCTTTGCAACGATCCGTTTGTATGCCTCTTCGTTTATTTCGCCTTTCTGCACAAGCTTTATCCATTTTGCCGAAACTTGTTCCCAGCCTCGCAATTCCCGGCGAAGCAATCGATATGTTCCTGTAGGGGCGAAAGAAACTATGGCGAGTTCTTTAGCCCGTTTTTCTTCAAAAGCTCGCATTTCTTGCAGCCACTCTCGGCTTTCAAGGTCGGAAAAATATTTTTCTTCGATTTCCAATTGTTCGTTTTTAAGTTTCAATGCTTCTTTCATGAGATTATCATTCCATGACTCCCACGAAAGTAACTGTTCAATGGCCTGTTGAAACATATCCCGATCCCACGTGCGCACAAATTCGCGTGCTTTCTTTGGAAGCCATTTAATATGCTGTTGTGTGTCGGTAAAAAGCGGTATGAGTGGTTTCAAGCCCCACGCTTCCAGTCGATTCATGATCTCCGGAAGCGGGTTTTGCTGCTTCTGCTTTTCCCATTTCGCTTTTTCATTCACCCATAGTGGGTTTCCTTGTTCCTTTATATGAACATCGGAAAATAGAATCGTAGGTTGATGTCTCAACATAAAAAAATCCGATATGTCACTATCGGATTTGCGAAACGGAAGCTTGCCGGTTAATGTCTGACAATTATGGTTGTTTTTATTTCCGCTCAATACGCCCCGCGAATATATGCATGCACTTCTTCCCGATAGAACTTCTTTAGACGCTCTTGTTCGTCGCGCGTAAAAGAAGGTACATTTGCCGCCTGCAAGTTGTCTTCAACCTGGCGGACGTTACGGAACCCGGGGATGACGCAGCTGATATCTTCGCAATCGAGTATCCAGCGGAGCGCCGCCCGCGCCATGTTGCCCCGTCCTTCGGCGATCCAGCGCAGTTTGTCGGCCAACTCCACGCCTTTTTGCAAGCCTAATCCGGCGAATGTCTCGCCGATGTTGAACTGTTCGCCGTTTTGATTGAAATTGCGATGATCGTCTGCGGCAAACTTTGATTCCTTCGTGAATTTACCGGTCAGAAGCCCGCTCGCGAGCGGCAAACGGACCAGAATGCCGACGCCTTTTGCTTTTGCCAGCGGGAAAAGTTCCTCCATCGGCTTTTGCCGGAAAATGTTGAATATCACCTGCAAAGCGCGAACATTGGACTGCGTCAAGCAAAACAGCCCTTCCTCCACCGTCTCCACGCTTACGCCGTAATGCCGGACTTTCCCTTCTTCCATCAGCTTGTCGAGCACCTCAAAGACGCTGCCGTCCTGCAAAACCTTTAATGGCGGGCAATGAATCTGGTACAGATCAATCGCTTCCCGATTCAGCCGTTTAATGCTTGCTTCACAATATGCGCGCACACGTTCCATTGAATAGTTTGCAGGGTCATGGACGTCGCCGGCCCGGCAAAACTTCGTGGCGATATAAATGCGGTCTTCCATGCCCTTCGTCGCCTTTGCCAACAATTGCTCACTGCGCCCGTCGCCATATACATCCGCCGTATCAAAGAAATTGACGCCCGCGTCGATGGCCTTTTGCAGCGCCCGCAGCGACTCGCCGTCATCCACCTTGCCCCACGATCCGCCAATCGTCCATGTGCCAAAACTGATTTCGCTAACCATAAGTCCGGTTGAGCCTAAAGCACGAAGCTTCATACCAGCACGTCCTTTCCTATTATTCTGCTTCTATTTTATCGTGTAGTGGTTCATATTTCCAATTGGCAGCTAAAAGCCGGCTCTCTCGCGGACCAACCAAAGTCCTATATCCGCATTTTTGCCGTTATAGAGGCTGGTTCCACTCGCATGAGGCGCTATATCCGCATTTTTGCCGTTATAGAGGCTAGTTCCGCTCACAAGGGGAACGCGTCCGAAACAGTCTTTATGGTCAACGTGCCGGAGCTCGGCCGGTTTGCCGAGTTTCAGCTTTTAACGGTTGCAGAGGAGCTTATTTTGCGCAAATTGCCCACTTTTCTATCCTAACGGTCGTAGGAGAGCTTATTCTTGCATTTTTCCTGAAATTCGGGCATTGAAACGACAAATAGCGTCCACTGCGACCGTTACAATTTCAAATCAGCCTTTTTTCGGCAAATAGCCTCTGCTGCGATCGTTAGCGGTGTGCAGGGAGGGCGATCACCCCGTAATAGCGTTGTGCTATAAAGGGTTAACGTTTACAATGTGCAGGTGCCGGGGATTGGCTGACATAAGCTGTTTGGTTAGGCCCCGCGCGTGGA from Bacilli bacterium includes these protein-coding regions:
- the cas12b gene encoding type V CRISPR-associated protein Cas12b, which codes for MLRHQPTILFSDVHIKEQGNPLWVNEKAKWEKQKQQNPLPEIMNRLEAWGLKPLIPLFTDTQQHIKWLPKKAREFVRTWDRDMFQQAIEQLLSWESWNDNLMKEALKLKNEQLEIEEKYFSDLESREWLQEMRAFEEKRAKELAIVSFAPTGTYRLLRRELRGWEQVSAKWIKLVQKGEINEEAYKRIVAKTQTEHRKEFGDPQVYAFLAKPENHHLWQTNPERMKYLVALNTILHKLDQTKSEAEFTLPDAVKHPKWLRFDARGGNLQSLRSLPYLKKDSARYGSLGGTVFFLY
- a CDS encoding aldo/keto reductase, which encodes MKLRALGSTGLMVSEISFGTWTIGGSWGKVDDGESLRALQKAIDAGVNFFDTADVYGDGRSEQLLAKATKGMEDRIYIATKFCRAGDVHDPANYSMERVRAYCEASIKRLNREAIDLYQIHCPPLKVLQDGSVFEVLDKLMEEGKVRHYGVSVETVEEGLFCLTQSNVRALQVIFNIFRQKPMEELFPLAKAKGVGILVRLPLASGLLTGKFTKESKFAADDHRNFNQNGEQFNIGETFAGLGLQKGVELADKLRWIAEGRGNMARAALRWILDCEDISCVIPGFRNVRQVEDNLQAANVPSFTRDEQERLKKFYREEVHAYIRGAY